Genomic window (Bombyx mori chromosome 9, ASM3026992v2):
gagtatgaaattttccaaacttatagagaatatggagaaggagtgcagaatgttaacatttttttaattattcataaaaaatacattaaatcaataaaaaaacattacacacattaccatatatttgacTACTTGTTCATCGTCAAActgtctgtggtcaaatagagaatagattaaatattgtttgtctttatatttgtctaaagcgtagtcttggcgaaatttgtgataatagaagcatagtaaatagtctttgacaatagaatcataatctatactaatatttataaatctacaatggtttttacggatgttccgttataagtactacaccatgcatccgattgacttgtaacttggtatccgtgtagaaaatatatgtacttaatggataggctaatatttatatgagtgttggactccctaaaccagttgcgggggcgttaatgatgagaatctttgtgtgggtgagaaataataatgttaattttaaatgctcagcgaagcggacTAGTAGCAGCtagtaaacttataatttcaattaattgtagtcgaatttagATTACCGGGGGACCGCTAGTATTATATGaattaacatatattttatatcatttcAGGTCCGAGTCCTCTTCTATTGGGCGCGTTCGCACTCGCACGTGGGCTACAGACAGGGCATGCACGAGATACTGGCTCCGCTACTCTTCGAGCTGTATTTGGATAGGAAGTTCGCGCCCCGGGCCATCAGGTGGGTACCGCTCCGGGGACTGGACTCGCTTGATGTTGCTTGAGGTCCAGACCTCGTTTGTGTCACGGCATCGCAGTGGGGAGAGAAGTGTTCAACAGCGCAGGTTGAATAACAACCAGATAATTTTGAATTCATTTAAAAGTTTTATGTTTGataagcggcccgctccggctccgctcgggtatttaacaaaaatttcaacgaaatttgaagttgttttatttttttaaataaaagaacacttgtcgtgacataactataatagttcgacatatgctgtcccgacactttttgtaaataataatgtgttctacaaagtcgtagtacattattttattctatcatcaatagttttcgcaggacacgcgatctaaagaatattttagggaatttttttacatcttgggttacattattggagttttagtaaggatccctaatttttttcaaacaaaattatagcctatgtcactcaagaatagtgtagcttccaaacagtgaaagaatttttcaaatcggttcagtagtttcggagcctattcaatacaaataaacaaacaaatctttcctctttataatattagtatagatatgagaGTGAGAAGATGATAAGTTCGTCGATTCGTTTCGAAAACTCCTCGATCTAATTTCGATTATCAACACTAAAGAGTATTTTAACTggattaatgaatttaaattcgTAAATTAAACTTTTGGCGGCGACAttgcgttttaattatttatcgcatcttttattattattgaggtACGTTTAGTTACGCTTGGAGCGTCAACAGATGGCGCGAATCGGGGAAGTCCTCACTTTAACTATGTTTATATAACGCAgtgtttttctatttttgtttcagtgacaaattaaaaattatactcGACGAAGATTATTTGGAGCACGACAGCTAGTAAGTGTATTCGCGTTGTGTTTTTTACTCAGCTagaacgaactcacggcctgTCTGGAGCTAAGCGATGACTATAGATGAAAGTAGAATCGCTAAAGTCGACTTAATTTGTAATCGTCGATATGTACGGACGACGATGATGTCTCCtggcaaaaaaatttaaaaaaccaagGGCAGGTCGAGtctatcttgaaaatatcgttagcGCGACTCAGACAGACCCACAATGGCTACGACTACACTAACGCCGTCTGTAGCACGAGATCACGTTGCGTTGTGATTAACGTCGGCCGCGTGTTGTTGCAGCATGCTGTTCAACACCGTGATGCAGGGACTGGAGAGGTTTTACGTGACGGGCGACGTCGTGCCCTCGCCCTCCGGTAGGATGCCCTCTTCCAGGATGATCCACGTAAGTCTACACTCTaaaccagcggtcggggaaccgggataaattaccccaaatagggttaaatgaaattttgagtggtaaaaatgaaacttttgtgagtaaaaagcctatattgaagtgaaacttctttagaacgattcaaactcgatgaaacgaaatgaaacgaaacgaaaaaaaaaaaatattttttatttttcaaaattatcgacCTTTACATTAtcatatgaaagatgctaaaaagaaacgattccattttttttgttctgcGCCATGTGGTAATattaacttacacaaaaatatattggggtaataattaaaaaagttccccgatcGCTGCTCTAAACGGAGGGTGCACCACGAGGTGACAGCACCCTCTCGGCCGACCCGGGGCCACTCTGGACCTCATAAGTCTGAGCACCTCCTCGCCTCGTCCGGGACCCGGGCTCAGATcgttgatttttattgcttagatgggtagacgagctcacagcccacctgatgttcagtggttactggagcccatagacatccacgacgtaaatgcgccacccaccttgagatataagttccagatctcagtatagttacaacggctgccccacccttcaaaccgaaacgcattactgcttcacggcagaaataggcggggcggtggtacctacctgtgcggactcacaagaggtcctaccaccagtaagatgttTCAGAATCCAAACGAAGTGGTGAGATACCTGGAGAAGGTCAAGGAGGACTACTTGTTCCCGCTGGACCCCGAGCTCGCCACGCACCTGACCAACTTCAACATTTCCTTGGAGCTCTTCGGAATGTGAGGACCGTTATTAACATGACAATGTCAGTCTATTCGGCCGTTAGGCAGTTGTTGGCGTAAATACGCTATTCATAAGGATGGTATCCAGATCGTTTATTGTTTTTGCGTAAATTTAATACGCAAATCAAATAATACAGATCACTGACACCGACCGTCTTACGGTCTCGCGGTACAGTGGACGCCGCCGCTCATTGACATTGACAATAACAAGGAAGCAGCCAAGCTGTTGCTCACTTAGAAGATTTGTGATGATAccgtaataattaaaactacttttacgctTTATTATTGCAGACGTCGTTGGTCGCAAACGACTGAGGTGTTACTTGTCGACACGTGAGCATTGTGCTAactcatgctttttttttttttttatggcctggaaacaagacctttaagccaagtgTTCCAAGTGTTGTATTTTCTTCTTAAAATACATTCTGTTATGACATTATAAATTGTATGAAGCGAAATACGATTAAATTGATTAATGTGAGACGGGACGAAATAGGAGTCTCAGTAAAATaatggttatttactgagatttttcggTCAGACTTTTTGATGGAACCCGAGGAGCCACGTCTAGCGGTTGTGTTTGTGCGCTTTCACAGATTCCAAATAGTGAATAAACCAATGTTATTTCACATTTAaaactgaagaaacactaaatgaaCAAAATACAGTGCAACCTCGATATAACAAAGCGGAAGGGAACAAGTTGGTATTCGTTATATCAAGTGATTCGGTAAAGTAAGGTTTGTATTAAGGTTAGATTGGTTTACCATTTGTTATAGCGAggtaaaaaaagcgtatttaCGTACTCTCTTGTTATAGCGAACAAATCCTACAAATAAatgataacatatttttatcaaattactgTACGTATTTAAAAACACTTAGGTAGGTAACAAATTTTCTCAAACCTGTCGAGACTGATTCTTATACTATGGAATTAAGGGTCATATTGGTGGGAATGTTATATAAAAGTTTTGGGTTGACAAATGCGTTAATTAGAGGAATCTACACTTTTTTTGATAATTGAAAATTCGTCATTGTTTGCATGAAACCTTCGCAATGTAAAGGTACATTTTACATTGACTCTTAGGGACAATTCAAGGGGATAACGAAGAATTTGTTAAATCTAGGATGTCGTTAtattgtcaaaccaaaatctgctatgtgcacttttagAAATTTTTAGTTTTTGACCTTTTCTTATAgatcacagccctatctaccgtataaaaaaactgttatgtgtctatagcttcaatatttatctatagctttcatttgatataattcttaaaaattcaccttcatataaaatttaaaaacgaaattgtttttactcgttaaatccaaaatatagtttttgcacatagcagatttcggtttgaaagcgaCGATATTAAGGCTGCACTATAAAACGATTCGTCCTAGTcgactcctcgcgttcccgccaaatagTCCACGTCGCGCTGCacgtgttgcatgtcgcgtggcGAGTGTCGCGTGAAGCGTGTCGCATGTCGCAAGACGCGTGTAACGTGACGCGTGTCGCATGTAGCGTGACGCGCGTCACATGTCGCGTGATGCGTGTCACATGTCGCGTGACGCGTGTCGCGCGTTACGTTTGGGTCCGTGAGCTGGTCGTGTGCGCAGCCGCTGGCTCCGGCTGCTGTTCGGGCGCGAGTTCCCGCGCGCGCAGCTGGCGCCGCTGTGGGGCTTCCTGTTCGCGCAGGGGCCGGCGCTGCCGCGGCTGCACTACGTGGTGGTGGCCGCGCTGCTCGCCGCGCGCGCCTCCCGTGAGTACCACTATAACTATTTACTTTCGAATTATCTCTAAATGACTTTCCAAAGACATGTTCGTTTTAAAATGTTGTAATGTTATCAAACGATATAagaaaaacatgaaaaaaaaaatttttagtaactcggtaatttaaaagaaaaacccGGTTAACTTCGAACAGCTTTTTTGGAGATACTAAAGGTTTATATAACTTGCATATTAGAGTCTAAACACTCAAAAAACGTTCAGTACTAAATTAAGCTAATTGGAAAATTATGCTAGAATTGATGAAAGACGCACAAAAGTCACAAGCGCTTTCTGGGAAATGAGGATCTAGACAATGTGTGTCCAGCGAGTTGTGTCTGTCGGCTCACAGGCACGGGCCGCACAGCCAACGAATCATTTTCATCTAATGATCCTTCCTTAAAATAATTAGCTTAAAGCGTTTCTGAGAATTTGTAATCGGTAGTCATCTCTATCGCCGTAGTTTAGAGaataacagcctggccacgggacattcgccgatacgaatattcgcgcggtgcgaacggcgaagcgtctagcgactaaaataagagcatagaaatgtacctaacaagccacgcgcaccggcgaccggcgaagcgacggggggaatgtaccgagcgaatcgtgCGGGCGACTaacgatgcggcgggcgagcaaaacaaatgcatgaataaggACGGCgcaagccacggagtcgagcggtagtcgcggcgaatagtgcagtgattaaatgagtttagttgttttcgccgcgaaaaatgaacgccgaaatttttatattttatattttttattaatttctttttttatatttttaaactcgtcgtggccgaacggataagacgtccggtgttgagcgatgcaccggtagtcgaatatcaggcgggtaccaatttttgtaatgaaatacgtactcaacaaattttaatgttcacgattgatttccacggtgaaggaataacatcgtgtaataaaaatgaaaccctcaaaattataatttgcgtaattactgggggtaggacctcttgtgagtccgcgcgggtgggtaccaccaccctgcctgtttctgccgtgaagtagtaatgcgtttcggtttgaagggtggggcagccattgtaactatacttgagaccttagaacttatatctcaaggtgggtggcgcatttacgttgtggatgtctatgggcttcagtaaccacttaacacaaggtggactgtgagctcatccacccatctaagcaataaaaaaattttgctgaaatactagctagaccagctatttggaagtctagccacccaaagtatttctcgtacttcttgtggaattctccatctataggtatactccgattcttattcaaatcatgtacttcacaatattttccaaataataggtcctgaaccaaaaaactattaatttgtaagcaatatcgagataatttcgatatagacatttcgctgtcggacttccttactagtcgcggcggcgaacgtgagtacccgtggcctgcaaacggtgctgcgcgaatggtcgcctcgtccaccgcttcgctgttcgcaccgccgatccccgtggccagacCGTAAGGCGGCCGGTTCGCTCGTCTCCAGCGACCGTGTGTGTGATGAAGGATGTAGTCGCAGCAGAGGCCGCCCCGTGTCCAGCTCGGCCGCAAAGTAGCCGCGTGTTCCGgctcgacctcatgcctcaacaAATGTCACCGCTACATCAAGTGGACCATCCCTTTTATATTCACAATGACCATATTGTGcactttgcatttttttttcctttattgatgCACGAAACAAATTACAGCCATagaatttataagtttaaatatttaatataacaatCAGGATTACAATTCAAAACAGGTATATacagaaaaattataacaactgaacagatgcctaaataccttgtgtgtatatatacatgtatacacATATGCAATTATGGATGTTGTTGAGTAAGAGCATTGTGTTACAGTGCTGGACAACGACCCGGGTGCGGTGCTGTCCGCCCTCATGCGGCCCTCGCACGCCAGCGCGGCGCACGTGTGCGCGCTCGCGCTGCATCTGTGGCGCCCCTTGGAGCACCCGCGcccgccgcccccgccgccgccgcgcgccgCAGACAGGTGAGCTCTGCAATTGTAAAGGCAGATGGGGGGTGCTAAACAAGGAAACCAGGAGGGACTCCAAACGTACGGCCAGATCGAAGCTGTCGTTAATTGGATTGGCCTTCTTCTGTATGGAGCGAGACGGACGGAGTTGATAATTGACGGTCAGGACTCAACACGGGGGCCCCGGGCCGCGCCGAACTGTGCGCACTGAAGGCTGTTCGAGCATTATACTGTCTCGCCTCGGTGAGGACTTCCAATTTCTGAAAACGAACATGGCTAGGGCAAAGTACTCAGGCGTACCCTTTAAACTCTCCACCTCAGACAAAAGTTTTGATGCAGCCACCCCGCGGAGCCGACGAGGGAGAGGAGAGAGACCTGGAACATCGAGGTGGTTGGCAGCGAGGCCGTGAGCTCGGGCTCCGAGTCGGAGGGCGTGGCGGAGGGCGGCGACGTATCGCGCTCCCTGGCCGCGCTGGCCGTGCTGCGCGCGCACCTgccgcccgccgccgccgcgctcgCCGCCGCCCTGCCGCGCCCGCCGCCCGACGCGCTGCCGCACCTGCGCCGCATCCTGCACGTACGTACTgtccgccccgccccgccccgccccgccacGCCACGCTCTGCGCCCTTACGCAAACCCCTTTCTCTCTGTTGCACGCGCGCAGCTCGCGGCGCTGCTGCAGTGCAAGAATCACACCCTGATCGACGTGGAGACGGCCTTGGAAGCCGCCGAAGGGCAGCAGCCGACCGACAACATCGGGCGCAAGCAGCTGGTGCCGGTC
Coding sequences:
- the LOC101744825 gene encoding TBC1 domain family member 5; this translates as MDQNSAKTPSLPNNGTEGIDFDLEQPLWCLEELQKAAIEHRLLRPRSLAWAIMLNALPPPNADIVSRLKCHRNFYDDLKVKLSMDPRAVIGDDPLSQNDKSAWRQHFCDNELKTVILQDVVRTFPDELYFREKDVQDLMVRVLFYWARSHSHVGYRQGMHEILAPLLFELYLDRKFAPRAISDKLKIILDEDYLEHDSYMLFNTVMQGLERFYVTGDVVPSPSGRMPSSRMIHNPNEVVRYLEKVKEDYLFPLDPELATHLTNFNISLELFGIRWLRLLFGREFPRAQLAPLWGFLFAQGPALPRLHYVVVAALLAARASLLDNDPGAVLSALMRPSHASAAHVCALALHLWRPLEHPRPPPPPPPRAADSHPAEPTRERRETWNIEVVGSEAVSSGSESEGVAEGGDVSRSLAALAVLRAHLPPAAAALAAALPRPPPDALPHLRRILHLAALLQCKNHTLIDVETALEAAEGQQPTDNIGRKQLVPVTAIAVKNKPNKQNFGPLNKVKEVQLKVFHQVECDRAGDLPCLDPLRLRTE